One genomic segment of Gossypium arboreum isolate Shixiya-1 chromosome 3, ASM2569848v2, whole genome shotgun sequence includes these proteins:
- the LOC108475797 gene encoding zinc finger protein JAGGED-like, whose product MRPEKNPLDLNNLPDEYTRDGKQVFEEGSSAGYRTKKSGGRDGKDECGKVYECRFCSLKFCKSQALGGHMNRHRQERETETLNRARQLVFSNDNLATPGNPGYHPSYHPAGNLGDPTLPFRTVCPPRLFSASSNLMPPTPILQPPQPYLQPSPSRLSSSHLPQYPAHSVNDYYVGHALGSSTLSHSQYHPQNLNYLGVSDSNYTCIGAPVGNGFGHGSTRGADLIGSGRVASGFRDVTQKHLDHPTNRFQDGF is encoded by the exons AT GAGACCTGAGAAGAACCCCCTAGACCTCAACAACTTGCCCGACGAATACACTAGGGATGGTAAACAGGTGTTTGAGGAAGGGTCCTCTG CAGGCTATAGGACAAAGAAAAGCGGCGGCAGGGATGGGAAAGATGAGTGCGGGAAGGTCTATGAATGTAGGTTTTGTTCGCTCAAGTTTTGCAAATCTCAAGCTCTTGGGGGACACATGAACCGCCATCGCCAAG AAAGGGAGACAGAGACACTGAACCGGGCTCGGCAGCTGGTTTTCAGTAACGATAACTTGGCCACCCCAGGGAATCCAGG CTACCATCCAAGCTACCATCCCGCAGGCAATCTCGGTGATCCAACACTCCCATTTAGAACAGTTTGCCCACCAAGATTGTTTTCTGCTTCATCAAATTTGATGCCTCCAACTCCAATATTACAGCCACCGCAACCATATTTACAACCATCGCCCTCACGCCTCAGCTCCTCCCACCTTCCCCAATACCCAGCTCACTCAGTCAACGACTACTATGTAGGACATGCCCTCGGAAGCAGCACTTTGTCACATTCACAATATCATCCCCAAAACCTAAACTATCTGGGTGTATCCGACTCTAATTACACTTGCATTGGAGCCCCAGTAGGAAATGGGTTCGGTCATGGTTCAACCCGTGGAGCGGATTTGATCGGGTCAGGACGAGTAGCTTCTGGTTTTAGAGACGTGACACAGAAGCATTTGGATCATCCAACCAATCGATTTCAAGATGGGTTCTAA